The Gossypium arboreum isolate Shixiya-1 chromosome 4, ASM2569848v2, whole genome shotgun sequence DNA segment AGTATTTTTTTGCTAATGGCCTTTACGTGCCTCAAATTCATGTATGAGCTGGGCATTTTATTGCAATGTTCCTTGATGTCGTTGGAACTATTCTTGAAGGAGCTTGAGTTGCTTCGGTAGTTTTGTATATTGTTGGCTCGCATTCATATTGTTTTGGATGGAGGAATGGTCAGTTAGTGGCAATAGGGGTAGGGGGTTATTTGCAAGTTGCAacttgaggttcatattgatttAGGTAGCTATGGTAGTACTAAGGCTAAGGTTGCGTGTAGCTTTGCTAGTGATACTATTGGTAGGCTAGATGGGTGGTGTTGTACGAATATCCCTCGTGATGACTAGGTTGACCATAGTGGTTATAGGCAAAATATTGTTGGTATCCTGACCTCATAGGGCATTGGTAGCAAGCCTTTATTTATATAGGTTTGAAGATTTAATGTGGGTCTTTCAAAAATGATCACTTTAGCTTACAAGTCTAATTTTAAGATTAtggatatctttttttttttttaaacattaatTTCATTAAGGTTCTTATCATATCTGCTCTTTTTGATACTATGCCTAGAACTACTCATAACCCCTccccaacccttaaataggaagataatgcaCTTCAACGTACTCAAACTCATGACCTTCTGCATTGACAATAATGCCAATGCCAATCGAACTAAGACTCAATTGACAAAATTATGGGTATCTCATTTAGATTTGATGTAATATGACAAAATGACTAACATATAGAACTGACTTTTAAAGTTATAAGATATGACACGAgacattattaatttttaaaagatgaATGAGGTAAATTTATGTACAAGTGACCTTGCTTGAATTGGAGGAGTTGCGTCTCGATCCTTTGTCCGGGAATATGTATCAAACTTGTAATTTCCCTtgtaaaagaatatataaaatttcTTGATTGTTGAAAATAGAATTCTATAAATCCAACAAGACAAAGAAAAAGAATTGGAAAGGCCCAAGGAGCTAAACTTTTCGTTTAGACAACAAAAAAGTTTTCTGGCCTGTTAATCGCCATGGTCCATCAAATCCCCTGAGCCCTGACCCAGCTTCAACCCCACAACTCAGAAGGACACTCGTGCGGTCCTGCCTGCGCCTGATATAAACGAAACTCAAGCCTCCTTAACAGAGATCAGGTAGCTTCGAGAAACAAAGGAGCCTGCTACATCGTCTTCATCGTTTTCATTTGCCAGGTAAAACTCCTCTTTATCATCATAAGTCCTAGCGTTAATTCTTTCTTAACCTTTTATATAATTACATAATGATTGTTTTGTTGTCTAACAaaaatattagggtttttttGACTTCGGGCTTTTTGATCtgatatttgtttttattttaatttttttatcagatTTTGGGAACTGATCATGGCTGGAGGAGGAAATTTCATGCACAGAGTTATATCTTATGTCGTCAATGAGCTTGTCGTTGATAGACTTGCAAATAGGTACCTTTTTTTCTCTggtttatttttcattattttccattgatttttttttcttattgatttttttttctagaataagaaaaaaaatcaaaatattttctcGAGATCAGAAAGGTTGAATATTTGTTCGTGTAATTCTAAAGACTTGAAAATAGCTTGTTGTTTGCTAACTATTTATGGAAGCTTCTTTCTCTGGCTGCTGGGACTGCTCTGTTTCCCATCAGTTCGTTCACTTGAAGCAAAAGTGCCTCAATTCTCaaatcacacacacacacacacacacacatcgATAGTGCAACATGCCTTGCATTATGGATTAAGGAGGTTTGAGAAGATTTTTACCTCAAAATCAGCCCCCTttccctttttggtacaaatttatTCGAAATGGTATTGACTTTTTGTTTAATATATCTTTTCAAATGCTTGAGAccaaattttgtttttaaagttTGTGAATCATCTAGGAAAAGGATTCCGAAATTTGGTTTGCTTCGATAGAGTTGTTAATGTTAGGCATATGCTATCTCCAGTGTAAAATATCTGGAACTGGATTTTTTTGTTGGGGGGGggattgataaaattttcatatgaacaaaataaataattgaaCATTGAAGTTTGATCTTTAATAGCCGGTGGAAAGTTTTCTCATAGTTTTAGGCAATCTGAGTTCTTTTTCCTTTTAGTTTCATTGATTGTTTGTTTGCTTACATTAATCATTGCTCTATGATTCCTTCGAGGACCAACCTTTGTTTCTTTTTTATCTTCTTtggttttttatgtttttttatttttcagcccTGCATTCCAAAGATTTGCTGTGAGGACATCAAAGAGGATAGAAGATATCTCCAGTATAGGTATGTGCATGTCTCGTCCTGTTACTATGATCTTTTTCTAAATTCTGTGTGTGAATTTAACCTGCTATTATCCTACAAAAAGCCAACGAAAGACCTTGCTGATGTTAATTGCCGGCTTTGGTGCATGCAGCTGAGAAGAAGAGGCAAGAACTCGCTGAACAAATGAAAGAAATCTCGAAAAACATGGAGGTTGGCTGTAATTATTTAACTTGATATTAAAACTTTACCTTTGGTGGATGTTTTATTGTTTCTAACCACATATTGTTTTCCTTGCAGTCTAAAAACTAATGATCGTATTCGTACAACTGCTCTGACCCTCTCGTAGTTTTGGTAATCTCTAGCTTATGTACTGCTATATGAATCCATTTTCTGAAATAGAGGGGCGTAATTTGGCACCTCTAATCCACTGGTTATGGTACTGCTGCATGTATTTCAAAGGTGGTTTATTCTCTTCCAATTGGATAATGTAGGAGAAGTTTTCTTTTTGAATATGCaatgatacatatatatatatatatatatatcccattTATAATGAGTGATATTGACAAGCTGGTGGTAGTATTATGTTACATGGAACTCGTTGTGATTTTGGATAGTGGCATTTGCTCGTTTCATTCGGTCTTGATGTTTATATACTTTTCCAGATGTTAAATTGATGAAATAAGAGGTTAAAATGTGTGGCTTGTGATTTAAGGTAAGTTCAAAGTCAAATGAACTTTCTCTTGCAGTGCTGGTTGAAGATGTTTGTTCATCATAGGCAAAAGATGTGAGCATCAATGATCATCTCTCCCTATAAACATTTTTGGTAACCACCATTGACTTCCAAGAGATTTTCAGacaaaataattcaattttattgtGTTTCGGGTTTCGACTTGATTCAATCGTATGGGATGATGCAAATTGGGTTCGGAGGCGTGGTTGTAGCTGgtctttaattaaaattttcgtgTTTGGATTGAATTAATGTTTGCAGAATTCGGTTGGATTGATTGGTTGAGTTGGTTTTTTTGGTTTtattaaaaaagataaaaataaaaatattaaaaaaaattgatttcatGTTAGTAGATTTCACGTTCTATTGATTGGATTGGCCTCATCAATCCACACAATTATATCTCTCAACTACTGGTATTATTTtgtcaattaattataaaatgtacgaaattatcattcaattattaaattttatcttttttattaataattatagattttgaaattttcataaaataactttatactttaaaatttttatgttgtgtaaatttaatcttgattttgaaataatatttagtaatttaaaattttttaataatcttATTGTTCTTTGAGACTTTTTActtaaaagtttttaaaaaatttattagtgttgaaaatatagaaaataaaatgaaaaacatttaaaattcatgataataattttcatcttttcttctttttaaaaataacattcaaagttaagaattaaaattaaaattacataatttataaatattgatagttaaaattattattatgttaattttaaagTGGCCACCGTTGACCAActaataaaaaagataaaattaaataacttaatacttattttgtaatttttataattaattaactaaaaataattaaatagttaGTAATATAATTTACCCTTCTAACAAGAACtatcaatttataaaaatataaatcaagGTCTGTGGTAGTATTTGattaaccattattatttttaaagctctgaaaaaaaatcataaaaaaacacATGGACATAGGCTGTGGGGCTTGGATTCTACTCCAAATCTTCCCAAAGTAGCCCAATACAGCAGCAAATGTGGAGTTGAGATCTAATTAAAATGATGTCTAATTCCCTTTATTTGCAAAACCCCTGTTCCTTTCGTAGTACAGTAGGGTTTATCGAAACGCAAAAGTTGAAGACTGGAAAGATCCCATGGCTACTGCTATTTGGAGAAACGCATCTCGTTTACGAAGCTTTAATCGGTGTCTTTATGCCCGCAGTCTGAGCCAATTCAGATCCTCCATTCCATCTTCAACCATAACCCCCCACTCTCTTTGCGCTCCATCTCTCCCTTCCTTCCCTCCGGTTCGTTTCCCTCCTCATTTCTTTCTTCTCCTTTTGAAAGTTACCCAGAATATCCTTTCAAtctctcatctttcttttttggtggTTCACAGGTTATTCCTGTTGGAGCTGAATTCAAATCCTTGGGAATTTATGGAAGGTTTTTATCTAATTCCACCGCAACTCCTACCGAAAATCAAGAGAAATCGTCTTCGTCATCGAAAACCAATTCTGAAGAGACCCAAAACACTGGAGGTTCGCAGCAGAGCAGTGGTAGTGAAGGCAAGCCTGTTCGCGGCGGGGTACTTCAATTTTTATTCCCCTTTTTGGCTTCTTAATTTGTTCTCTTTCTGAAACTTCCCCTTTTTTTGGATTAAAAAGTTTCGAATCTTGTTTTGATTGGATTGGAATTTGCAGCCTGTTTCATGGTTGAGTTTTCTTTTGCTGCTTGCCACTGGAATCGGTATTATTTTTTACTACGACAATCTAAAGAAAAGACATATTGAAGGTACACTTCTATGGTGAGTTGTAAGTTATGTTAAAAGGTTTTGCATTGCTGGGAAAGAGAGCATCACAATAAACAGTTgagtctttaaaagttataacttgCGACTTCGGGCATCGTTAATGTCATAGTTCCATGGTTCTACAATATGCAAGATAGTCTTTTAAAAGTTGTAACTTGCAAGTTTCGGCATCACAATGTGTTTTTTAGGCTTTATTTAAGAGTAGCAGTGTTGTCAAAATGAATTGAACTTTGGCAGAAAAGAGTTCTTATGGTTCAGCTAGGCGATGAATGAAATGTCTCCAATTTTCAATTACTAATTACTAGTATCAtatcactttttctttttctgcTCGTATTGGTTGAAGACTTGAAGTTTTACTACTGCAGAAATTAGTAATGCTTCAAAGGCTGTGAAAGAAGGACCATCAGCTGGAAAAGCAGCCATCGGGGGTCCATTTAGTCTTGTAAATCATGACGGTAAACGTGTTACTGAGAAAGACTTTAAGGGGAAGTGGACTTTGGTTTATTTTGGCTTCACTCACTGTCCAGATATCTGCCCAGATGAGCTGCTAAAGCTAGCTGCTGCTATTGACAAAATAAGTAAGTTGCTGATAGTTTCACTTGGCcagaaaataaaattatgaattgTATGTTTAGTTATTTAAAAACTTGCATATCATCAAAGAAACTAATTTGATTCTTTATTTATCATGAAACTAGAATATGAGACAAGAATTTGTCAGGCTAGAAACAACTCAAGTGATCCATTTGTAGTAACTTCAATTTCTATTTGGTGTCTTCTTTTGTTTTCACTTCTTAGAGGAAAAGGCTGGAATAGACATTGTGCCCGTATTTATCTCTG contains these protein-coding regions:
- the LOC108459392 gene encoding uncharacterized protein LOC108459392; translated protein: MAGGGNFMHRVISYVVNELVVDRLANSPAFQRFAVRTSKRIEDISSIAEKKRQELAEQMKEISKNMESKN
- the LOC108458309 gene encoding protein SCO1 homolog 1, mitochondrial — translated: MATAIWRNASRLRSFNRCLYARSLSQFRSSIPSSTITPHSLCAPSLPSFPPVIPVGAEFKSLGIYGRFLSNSTATPTENQEKSSSSSKTNSEETQNTGGSQQSSGSEGKPVRGGPVSWLSFLLLLATGIGIIFYYDNLKKRHIEEISNASKAVKEGPSAGKAAIGGPFSLVNHDGKRVTEKDFKGKWTLVYFGFTHCPDICPDELLKLAAAIDKIKEKAGIDIVPVFISVDPERDTVEQVREYVKEFHPKLVGLTGTPDEIKKVARAYRVYYMKTAEEDTDYLVDHSIVMYLMDPKMEFVKFFGKNNDVNSLTNGVIKEISQQKK